A DNA window from Haloactinospora alba contains the following coding sequences:
- the thrS gene encoding threonine--tRNA ligase, which yields MSAVSEPRITLAGTERSVAAGTTAGQALEADGRTVIAARVNGELHDLATELSDGDSVEPVAIDSDDGRAILRHSTAHVLAQAVQELFPEAKLGIGPPVDNGFYYDFDVTTPFTPQDLKRIEKKMTEIIKQGQRFDRRAVTEDDARAELSTEPYKLELIGLKGGPGDSADGADVEVGSGELTVYDNIHPRTGELCWKDLCRGPHLPTTKVVPAFKLMRSAAAYWRGSELNPQLQRIYGTAWESKEALQEYLTFLEEAEKRDHRKLGAELDLFSFPDELGPGLAVFHPKGGVVRTEMERYSRRRHEEAGYEFVNTPHLSKAKLFETSGHLPNYAEAMFPPMEFDGQDYYLKAMNCPMHNLVFKARGRSYRELPLRMFEFGTVYRYEKSGVVHGLTRARGFTQDDAHIYCAIEQMPDELDTLLTFVLDLLRDYGLSDFYLELSTRGDSDKFLGGPQEWESATEALRRAADKQELDLVLDPGGAAYYGPKISVQAKDAIGRTWQMSTIQVDLQQPKLFDLEYTAADGSRQRPVMIHRALFGSIERFFGVLLEHYAGAFPAWLAPVQVVGVPIADEHVAHLEDAAGKLRSQGIRVEVDSGDDRMQKKIRNAQKQKVPFMLLAGDDDVSKGAVSFRYRDGSQNNAVPVDDAVAEIVAAVREGKQV from the coding sequence GTGTCCGCCGTATCTGAGCCGCGTATCACCCTCGCCGGAACCGAGCGTTCGGTAGCGGCCGGCACTACGGCCGGGCAGGCACTGGAAGCCGACGGTCGGACCGTGATCGCCGCCCGCGTGAACGGCGAACTGCACGACCTCGCCACGGAGTTGAGCGACGGTGACTCCGTGGAACCAGTAGCCATCGACTCCGACGACGGCCGCGCGATCCTGCGGCACTCCACCGCCCACGTACTGGCGCAGGCGGTACAGGAACTCTTCCCGGAGGCGAAGCTGGGCATCGGCCCGCCGGTGGACAACGGCTTCTACTACGACTTCGACGTGACGACGCCCTTCACCCCGCAGGACCTCAAGCGCATCGAGAAGAAGATGACCGAGATCATCAAGCAGGGGCAGCGTTTCGACCGCCGCGCGGTCACCGAGGACGACGCCCGCGCGGAGCTGTCGACCGAGCCCTACAAACTCGAGCTCATCGGCCTGAAGGGCGGGCCCGGGGACTCCGCGGACGGAGCCGACGTGGAGGTCGGTTCGGGCGAACTCACGGTCTACGACAACATCCACCCCCGGACCGGGGAACTGTGCTGGAAGGACCTCTGCCGCGGTCCGCACCTTCCCACCACCAAGGTCGTCCCGGCCTTCAAACTGATGCGCTCCGCGGCGGCCTACTGGCGCGGCAGTGAGCTCAATCCCCAGCTGCAGCGCATCTACGGCACGGCGTGGGAGAGCAAGGAGGCGCTCCAGGAGTACCTGACCTTCCTGGAGGAGGCCGAGAAGCGGGACCACCGCAAGCTCGGCGCGGAGCTGGACCTGTTCTCCTTCCCCGACGAGCTCGGGCCCGGCCTGGCGGTGTTCCACCCCAAGGGCGGGGTGGTGCGTACCGAGATGGAACGGTACTCGCGACGCCGGCACGAGGAGGCCGGCTACGAGTTCGTCAACACGCCCCACCTGTCCAAGGCGAAACTGTTCGAGACGTCCGGGCACCTGCCGAACTACGCGGAGGCGATGTTCCCGCCGATGGAGTTCGACGGTCAGGACTACTACCTCAAGGCCATGAACTGCCCGATGCACAACCTGGTCTTCAAGGCGCGCGGGCGGTCCTACCGGGAACTTCCGCTGCGGATGTTCGAGTTCGGCACGGTGTACCGGTACGAGAAGTCCGGTGTCGTGCACGGTCTCACCCGGGCCCGGGGCTTCACCCAGGACGACGCGCACATCTACTGCGCCATCGAGCAGATGCCCGACGAGCTGGACACCCTGCTGACGTTCGTGCTCGACCTGCTGCGTGACTACGGGCTGAGCGACTTCTACCTCGAACTCTCCACCCGGGGCGACTCCGACAAGTTCCTCGGCGGTCCGCAGGAGTGGGAGAGCGCCACGGAGGCGCTGCGTCGGGCCGCGGACAAGCAGGAACTGGATCTGGTGCTGGACCCGGGCGGAGCCGCGTACTACGGCCCCAAGATCTCGGTGCAGGCGAAGGACGCCATCGGCCGGACCTGGCAGATGTCCACGATCCAGGTGGACCTCCAGCAGCCCAAGCTCTTCGACCTGGAGTACACCGCCGCCGACGGTTCCCGTCAGCGGCCGGTGATGATCCACCGGGCCCTGTTCGGGTCGATCGAGCGGTTCTTCGGTGTGCTGCTGGAGCACTACGCCGGGGCGTTCCCGGCGTGGCTGGCACCCGTGCAGGTCGTCGGGGTCCCGATCGCGGACGAGCACGTCGCCCACCTGGAGGACGCGGCCGGGAAACTGCGTTCCCAGGGGATCCGGGTGGAGGTGGACTCCGGCGACGACCGGATGCAGAAGAAGATCCGCAACGCCCAGAAGCAGAAGGTGCCGTTCATGCTGCTGGCCGGCGACGACGACGTCAGCAAGGGCGCGGTCTCCTTCCGCTACCGGGACGGTTCGCAGAACAACGCCGTCCCCGTGGACGACGCCGTCGCCGAGATCGTCGCCGCGGTGCGCGAGGGCAAGCAGGTCTGA
- a CDS encoding PGPGW domain-containing protein has translation MHSHPVLHWTWRVAVVLVGGPILLAGIVMCVTPGPGIGGIVLGLAVLATEFAWAGKPLRLARRWGHYAKENAVQAQHRHQARKEVRRARKEGSRARSSSLR, from the coding sequence ATGCACTCCCATCCTGTCCTGCACTGGACGTGGCGCGTGGCGGTGGTGCTGGTCGGCGGCCCCATCCTGTTGGCGGGGATCGTCATGTGCGTGACCCCCGGCCCGGGGATCGGCGGCATCGTCCTGGGACTGGCCGTGCTGGCGACCGAGTTCGCCTGGGCAGGCAAGCCCCTGCGGCTCGCCCGACGGTGGGGGCACTACGCGAAGGAGAACGCTGTCCAGGCCCAGCACCGGCACCAGGCGCGCAAGGAGGTTCGGCGCGCCCGCAAGGAGGGCTCCCGAGCGCGCAGTTCCTCGCTGCGGTAG
- a CDS encoding SsgA family sporulation/cell division regulator has translation MNSSDTTASAELGLRLVVPDRTAVPLVAQVDYTADDPYAIKVAFHTGEDEPVEWIFARELLTVGIVRPVGEGDVRVWPSTDDEERTINIALSSPFGQAQFDAPVSPLAEFLHRTYEIVPAGQEADYVDLDSEIQQHLHT, from the coding sequence ATGAACAGTAGTGACACCACTGCCAGCGCCGAGCTGGGTCTTCGGCTCGTGGTTCCCGACCGCACAGCGGTCCCGTTGGTCGCGCAGGTGGACTACACGGCCGATGACCCCTACGCCATCAAGGTCGCGTTCCACACCGGCGAGGACGAGCCGGTGGAGTGGATCTTCGCGCGTGAGCTTCTCACCGTGGGAATCGTGCGCCCCGTCGGCGAAGGGGACGTGCGCGTCTGGCCCTCCACGGACGACGAGGAGCGTACGATCAACATCGCTCTCTCCTCGCCCTTCGGCCAGGCGCAGTTCGACGCCCCGGTGTCGCCGCTCGCCGAGTTCCTGCACCGCACGTACGAGATCGTTCCCGCCGGCCAGGAAGCGGACTACGTCGACCTCGACTCCGAGATCCAGCAGCACCTGCACACCTGA
- a CDS encoding aminotransferase class IV: MRVWIAGAGHGSGQVLDADEARVSVLDHGITVGDGVFETIKAVSGEPFALSRHLRRLARSAGALGLPEPDLSRLAHGVRQALEANPDVSPARVRITMTGGPAPLGSERTGAEPTYVVAIGPLAHPAPAADVTVVPWSRNENGALTGVKSTSYADNVLALNYAMERGASEALFANTAGNLCEGTGSNVFVVSDGELLTPPLSAGPLAGITRELVLEWAGGTEADIPLPALSTASEAFLVSTGRDVQPIRSVDRKNLANAPGPVTREAMEVFTRRSAADMDP, encoded by the coding sequence ATGCGGGTGTGGATCGCGGGCGCTGGACACGGGAGCGGACAGGTGCTCGACGCGGACGAGGCCCGGGTGTCCGTGTTGGACCACGGGATCACGGTGGGGGACGGTGTCTTCGAGACGATCAAGGCGGTCTCGGGGGAGCCGTTCGCGCTGAGCCGCCACCTCCGCAGGCTGGCGCGCTCCGCGGGCGCGTTGGGACTGCCGGAGCCCGACCTCTCCCGCCTGGCGCACGGCGTGCGCCAGGCGCTGGAAGCCAACCCGGACGTCTCACCGGCACGGGTACGCATCACGATGACGGGCGGTCCCGCTCCGCTCGGCTCGGAACGCACCGGTGCCGAACCCACCTACGTGGTGGCGATAGGGCCACTGGCGCACCCCGCCCCCGCAGCGGACGTCACCGTCGTCCCGTGGAGCCGTAACGAGAACGGGGCGTTGACCGGAGTGAAGTCCACCTCTTACGCGGACAACGTCCTGGCGCTGAACTACGCGATGGAGCGGGGCGCGAGTGAGGCGCTGTTCGCCAACACGGCGGGAAACCTGTGTGAGGGTACGGGCAGTAACGTCTTCGTCGTCTCCGACGGTGAACTGCTCACTCCGCCTCTTTCCGCCGGTCCGCTGGCGGGAATCACTCGTGAGCTCGTGCTGGAGTGGGCTGGTGGGACGGAGGCGGATATCCCGCTTCCGGCGCTTTCCACCGCATCCGAGGCGTTTCTGGTGTCCACCGGACGCGACGTGCAACCCATACGTAGTGTCGACCGGAAGAACCTCGCCAACGCCCCCGGTCCGGTGACGCGCGAAGCGATGGAGGTGTTCACGCGGCGCAGCGCCGCTGACATGGATCCGTGA
- a CDS encoding roadblock/LC7 domain-containing protein — translation MTPRSTTTGELSWLLDELITRATGAQHAIVLSTDGLLMASSNGISRSTAEHLAAISSGLQSLAGGASKQFGAGSIRQSIIEMDEAFLFVAAAGEGACMALLADSDCDVGLVAYEMNQVIQRVGTYLSAPPRPDTPTSSSLLEP, via the coding sequence ATGACCCCACGCAGCACCACAACCGGTGAACTGAGCTGGCTGCTCGATGAGCTCATCACTCGCGCGACGGGCGCGCAGCACGCCATCGTCCTGTCGACCGACGGGCTACTGATGGCATCGTCCAACGGGATCAGCCGCTCCACCGCCGAGCATCTCGCCGCCATTTCCTCGGGGCTGCAGAGTCTCGCGGGCGGTGCCAGCAAACAGTTCGGCGCCGGGAGCATCCGGCAGAGCATCATCGAGATGGACGAGGCCTTCCTGTTCGTCGCTGCCGCCGGGGAGGGCGCGTGCATGGCGCTGCTTGCCGACTCCGACTGCGACGTGGGTCTGGTCGCCTACGAGATGAACCAGGTCATCCAGCGCGTGGGCACCTACCTCTCCGCCCCGCCCCGTCCGGACACCCCCACTTCCTCCAGTCTCCTGGAACCGTGA
- the tnpB gene encoding IS607 family element RNA-guided endonuclease TnpB, producing MNTGATHHQAYLFALEPTPEQAQALSSHCGAARFAYNWGLAAVKANLDQRTAERTYGLTETELTPALNWSAYGLRKQWNAAKHEAAPWWGENSKEAYASGLANLSAALKNWNASRTGKRAGKKAGFPRFKSKRSRKSFRITTGTFGLDEADNRHVKLPRIGRVRTGESTRKLARHLERGSARVLSATVSFQRGRWHVSFTVEKTTAAPAPASVGGAVGVDLGIKHLAVLSTGATVPNPKHLDKAQRKLRRAQRRVSRRRGPDRRTGQASSARWRKARAAADRLHTRAANARRDHLHKLTTRLVAGFDTIVIEDLNISGMVANRRLARAVADTGMGEVRRQLDYKTAWSGRRLVVADRWFPSSKTCNDCGAVKAKLRLSERAFACETCGVVADRDANAAANLADLAEVASSPSCGARINEPAGNPRKTSFAGDGYRHGKTPPSRAGSRPRRKATAQDTFSHVS from the coding sequence GTGAACACCGGCGCCACCCACCACCAGGCGTACCTGTTCGCGCTGGAGCCCACCCCCGAACAGGCCCAAGCACTGTCCTCGCACTGCGGGGCAGCCCGGTTCGCCTACAACTGGGGTTTGGCCGCCGTCAAAGCCAACCTGGACCAGCGCACCGCCGAGCGTACCTACGGGCTGACCGAAACGGAGTTGACCCCCGCGCTGAACTGGTCGGCCTACGGGTTGCGCAAACAGTGGAACGCCGCCAAACACGAGGCGGCGCCCTGGTGGGGCGAGAACTCCAAGGAGGCCTACGCCAGCGGATTGGCGAACCTGTCGGCGGCACTGAAGAACTGGAACGCCTCGCGCACCGGCAAGCGCGCCGGGAAGAAGGCGGGGTTCCCCCGGTTCAAGTCCAAGCGGTCCCGCAAGTCGTTCCGCATCACCACCGGCACCTTCGGGTTGGATGAGGCCGACAACCGGCACGTGAAGCTGCCCCGTATCGGTCGGGTGCGTACCGGCGAGTCCACCCGCAAACTCGCCCGCCACCTGGAGCGCGGATCCGCCCGCGTCCTGTCGGCCACCGTCAGTTTCCAGCGGGGCCGCTGGCACGTGTCCTTCACCGTCGAGAAAACCACCGCCGCACCGGCTCCGGCCTCCGTTGGCGGCGCCGTCGGCGTGGACCTGGGTATCAAGCACCTGGCGGTACTGTCCACCGGCGCAACCGTGCCCAACCCCAAACACCTCGACAAGGCGCAGCGCAAGTTGCGGCGCGCCCAGCGGCGGGTCTCCCGCCGCCGCGGCCCCGACCGGCGCACCGGCCAGGCCTCGTCGGCCCGGTGGCGCAAAGCCCGCGCCGCCGCCGACCGCCTCCACACCCGGGCGGCCAACGCTCGCCGCGACCACCTGCACAAGCTCACCACTCGCCTGGTAGCCGGGTTCGACACCATCGTCATCGAGGACCTGAACATCTCCGGGATGGTCGCCAACCGGCGCCTGGCCCGCGCGGTGGCCGACACCGGCATGGGCGAGGTGCGCCGCCAGCTCGACTACAAGACCGCCTGGTCCGGACGCCGCCTGGTGGTGGCTGACCGGTGGTTCCCCTCCTCCAAGACCTGCAACGACTGCGGCGCGGTGAAAGCCAAACTGCGCCTGTCGGAGCGGGCGTTCGCCTGCGAGACGTGCGGGGTGGTCGCCGACCGCGACGCCAACGCCGCGGCCAACCTCGCCGACCTCGCCGAGGTCGCCTCCTCCCCGAGTTGCGGGGCGAGGATAAACGAGCCCGCTGGAAACCCGCGTAAGACCAGCTTCGCTGGCGACGGGTATCGCCACGGGAAGACCCCGCCCAGCCGGGCGGGGTCAAGGCCGCGCCGCAAGGCGACGGCTCAGGACACGTTTTCACACGTTTCCTGA